One window of Planktothrix serta PCC 8927 genomic DNA carries:
- a CDS encoding DUF4347 domain-containing protein, translating to MNLPTINKSIIFVDSSVENYQSLIDNTDTAQIVILDNTSSGIEQITNALANQKDIAAVQILSHGSEGSLKLGTDVLNGNDIENFNTQLQQWGNALTENGDILLYGCNVADGETGKNFVKRFSEITGADVAASNDLTGNQTLGGDWDLEIVTGKIEATVPFNQEAMADYDYTLANFDVTEATDDGTGTVAGTLSKAILDANTTADDDTITLQTNVTVTGVMLTLVNSNIDFIGNNNSVEGGSSFRPFFVKSGIVDFSNMTITNGKAQGGNGGPRGGGAGGMGGGLFIYNGTVSLNSVTFSNNQAIGGDGYIDSFGGGGGGFGGGGGGGYGGGGGGFGGAGSDXNSRTGTNGCI from the coding sequence CTCAGTAGAAAACTATCAAAGCCTAATTGATAACACCGATACCGCTCAAATTGTCATTTTAGATAACACATCTAGCGGGATTGAACAAATTACTAACGCCTTAGCTAATCAAAAAGATATTGCAGCCGTACAGATCCTTTCTCATGGTAGCGAAGGCAGTTTAAAACTCGGTACTGATGTACTGAATGGGAATGATATAGAAAATTTTAATACTCAGCTACAACAGTGGGGAAATGCTCTAACAGAAAATGGCGATATCCTATTATATGGATGCAACGTAGCCGACGGGGAAACGGGCAAGAATTTTGTTAAACGATTCAGTGAAATCACCGGGGCAGATGTCGCCGCCTCTAACGACTTAACCGGAAATCAAACATTAGGGGGGGACTGGGATTTAGAAATAGTAACGGGCAAAATAGAAGCCACTGTACCCTTTAATCAGGAGGCGATGGCAGATTATGATTATACACTGGCTAACTTTGATGTTACAGAGGCAACCGATGATGGCACCGGCACTGTAGCAGGTACATTAAGCAAAGCCATTTTAGATGCGAATACCACAGCCGACGATGACACGATTACCCTGCAAACAAACGTTACTGTTACAGGAGTGATGCTGACTCTAGTTAACAGCAACATTGATTTTATTGGCAATAACAATAGTGTTGAGGGCGGTAGCAGTTTCCGTCCCTTCTTTGTCAAGTCGGGAATCGTTGATTTCTCCAACATGACTATCACCAATGGTAAGGCACAAGGCGGAAATGGTGGCCCACGAGGTGGGGGTGCTGGCGGTATGGGGGGCGGACTATTTATTTATAACGGTACGGTGAGTCTGAATAGTGTCACCTTTTCCAACAATCAGGCGATCGGCGGTGACGGCTATATCGACAGCTTCGGAGGAGGAGGAGGAGGCTTCGGAGGAGGAGGAGGCGGCGGCTACGGTGGCGGTGGAGGCGGCTTCGGCGGCGCGGGCAGCGACNCCAACTCCCGCACCGGAACCAACGGCTGTATTTGA
- a CDS encoding calcium-binding protein, producing MEAASAARAATPTPAPEPTAVFDPSKFIVGLSLNTTEPSGEPQQGTSNDDQIFGTDENNWINSGAGNDQVYGYKGNDYLDIGSGDDIAHGGKEDDYIIGSEDNDLIFGDEGKDVLIGNDGNDILLGGQDDDFLQGGDGDDQLFGGQNDDSLQGGDGKDTLFGDIGSDILEGNAGDDLLLGGEDQDTMSGGADNDTLYGGQANDLVDGNQGNDILFGDLGDDTLDGGEGNDVLTGGQGNDWLIGAGGDDTLTGGAGNDRFYLASSFGNELITDFTNAEDIIALTGGLTFEQLEITSFNGSTLIKIASSQQQLAELFGVDSSLIGESNFVLG from the coding sequence GTGGAGGCGGCTTCGGCGGCGCGGGCAGCGACNCCAACTCCCGCACCGGAACCAACGGCTGTATTTGATCCCTCGAAGTTTATTGTTGGACTATCGTTAAACACAACCGAACCCAGTGGAGAACCCCAACAGGGGACGAGTAATGATGACCAAATATTCGGCACAGATGAGAATAACTGGATTAACTCAGGTGCTGGAAATGATCAGGTGTACGGGTATAAAGGCAATGATTACCTCGACATCGGTAGCGGAGATGACATCGCTCATGGAGGCAAAGAAGATGATTATATTATCGGTAGTGAGGATAATGACCTCATTTTTGGGGATGAAGGCAAAGATGTCCTAATCGGAAATGACGGTAATGACATCCTCTTAGGCGGTCAAGATGATGACTTTTTGCAAGGAGGCGACGGTGATGATCAACTGTTTGGCGGTCAAAACGATGACTCCCTCCAAGGCGGTGACGGTAAAGACACCCTATTCGGAGATATTGGCAGCGACATCTTAGAAGGCAATGCAGGTGATGACCTGCTCTTGGGTGGAGAAGACCAAGACACTATGTCTGGTGGTGCAGATAATGACACCCTCTATGGCGGTCAAGCCAATGACCTTGTAGATGGAAATCAGGGCAATGATATCCTATTCGGAGATTTAGGAGATGATACCCTCGATGGCGGTGAGGGTAACGATGTCTTAACCGGAGGTCAAGGTAATGACTGGTTAATTGGAGCCGGGGGCGATGACACCCTAACAGGTGGTGCGGGTAATGACCGCTTCTATCTGGCCAGTAGTTTTGGCAATGAGCTAATTACCGACTTTACTAACGCAGAGGATATTATCGCTTTAACCGGAGGTCTAACTTTTGAACAGTTAGAAATTACCTCTTTTAACGGCTCCACCCTGATTAAAATCGCCAGTAGTCAACAACAGTTGGCTGAACTGTTTGGAGTCGATAGCAGCTTAATTGGTGAGAGCAATTTTGTTCTCGGATAA
- a CDS encoding DUF4915 domain-containing protein, protein MVIDLNTGAIVHWLRLEGIVTELYDVQIIPEAQKPMALGFQTEEIAKLITLEL, encoded by the coding sequence ATGGTAATTGATCTGAATACAGGTGCGATCGTTCACTGGTTGCGTTTAGAAGGAATAGTCACAGAACTCTATGATGTGCAGATAATTCCTGAAGCACAAAAACCAATGGCTTTAGGTTTTCAGACTGAAGAAATTGCTAAATTAATTACTTTGGAATTGTAA
- a CDS encoding O-linked N-acetylglucosamine transferase family protein, which produces MRSRIGILQKVPNSVLWLLDSNPEANRNLKYEAKLRGIKGDRLIFAPRLLQEEHLSRHIWIDLFLDTLYYNAHTTGSDALWMGIPFITCPGETFAARVGASLLNAVNLPQLIVNSLEDYEKLAVHLATHPQELRKLKDDLNENRRQLPLFNTPQTVRYLELGYLKVWERYQSGASPEAIQIDKAEGIGKEAEGRLKTDLKSNLVRNLGDENLEKVRDLRDKSMEEKQNGKGVASADSPQDLMGDREFPSWLTSQQISLACTTYQTSRLMLIGSNPETNTISGYWRIFDRAMGLYCTHNRIYLSSKYQLWQLENVLEKGNLYHGN; this is translated from the coding sequence TTGCGATCGCGGATCGGAATTTTACAGAAAGTCCCTAATAGTGTACTATGGTTATTAGACAGCAATCCCGAAGCAAATCGGAACCTGAAATATGAGGCTAAATTGCGGGGAATTAAGGGCGATCGCCTAATTTTTGCGCCGAGATTATTACAGGAGGAACACCTATCACGCCACATTTGGATCGACTTATTTCTGGATACTTTATATTACAATGCTCACACGACAGGTAGTGATGCTTTGTGGATGGGAATCCCCTTTATTACCTGCCCCGGAGAAACTTTTGCGGCGCGGGTGGGAGCAAGTTTATTAAATGCGGTTAATTTACCACAGTTAATCGTTAATAGTTTAGAAGATTATGAAAAGTTGGCGGTACATTTAGCTACTCATCCTCAAGAGTTGCGAAAGTTGAAAGATGATCTCAATGAAAATCGCCGCCAATTGCCTCTGTTTAATACACCTCAAACTGTGCGATATTTGGAGTTGGGATATCTTAAAGTTTGGGAAAGATATCAATCGGGTGCGTCGCCGGAAGCGATACAGATCGACAAGGCAGAAGGAATCGGAAAAGAAGCAGAGGGAAGGTTGAAAACTGATTTGAAAAGCAATTTAGTCAGGAATTTAGGAGACGAAAATTTGGAAAAAGTAAGGGATTTAAGGGATAAAAGTATGGAGGAAAAGCAGAATGGGAAAGGGGTTGCTAGTGCGGATTCGCCACAGGATTTAATGGGCGATCGCGAGTTTCCATCTTGGTTAACCTCTCAACAAATTAGCCTCGCTTGCACTACCTATCAAACTAGCAGGTTAATGTTAATTGGTAGCAATCCCGAAACTAATACTATTTCTGGATATTGGCGCATATTCGATCGCGCAATGGGTTTATATTGCACCCACAATCGCATTTACCTAAGTTCTAAATATCAACTTTGGCAATTAGAAAATGTCTTAGAAAAGGGAAATTTATATCATGGTAATTGA
- a CDS encoding Rpn family recombination-promoting nuclease/putative transposase, with product MKFINPKTDYAFKKIFGSDQSQDILISFLNAIVYQGETFITSLEIIDPYAPGRISGLKTTYFDVKAQLNNGENVLIEMQAVNVPAFGKRILYNTAKMYVNQLKLGEVYPELRAAIGVAVTDFIMFNQQSKVISQFTLKEDELLLNYQHSPLKLVFVELPKFTKTLEELTNITDKWLYFLRRAPDLEVVPESMLIVPEIEKAFAIADRNFTESP from the coding sequence ATGAAATTTATTAACCCCAAAACAGACTACGCCTTTAAAAAAATATTTGGCTCCGATCAAAGTCAGGATATTTTAATTAGTTTTTTGAATGCGATCGTCTATCAGGGTGAGACTTTCATCACTTCTTTAGAGATTATTGATCCCTACGCACCCGGCAGAATTTCTGGTTTAAAAACTACTTATTTTGATGTTAAAGCTCAACTGAATAACGGCGAAAATGTGTTAATTGAAATGCAGGCTGTGAATGTACCTGCTTTTGGCAAAAGAATTCTTTATAACACAGCAAAAATGTATGTAAATCAACTGAAATTAGGAGAAGTTTATCCAGAATTGAGAGCAGCAATTGGTGTAGCTGTGACGGATTTTATTATGTTTAATCAACAGAGTAAAGTCATTTCCCAATTTACGCTCAAGGAAGATGAGTTACTACTAAATTATCAACATAGTCCGTTAAAATTAGTATTTGTGGAGTTACCCAAATTCACTAAAACTCTGGAAGAATTGACGAATATTACGGATAAATGGCTTTATTTTTTACGCCGAGCGCCGGATTTAGAAGTAGTGCCAGAATCAATGTTAATTGTACCCGAAATTGAGAAGGCTTTTGCGATCGCGGATCGGAATTTTACAGAAAGTCCCTAA
- a CDS encoding (2Fe-2S) ferredoxin domain-containing protein — MIVASELGSGAEPLVKAVQTLGLDKIQRHIFICADQTKPLCCSKEKSLEAWNYLKKRLAELKLDQPTPTQPGCTFRTKANCLRVCTQGPILVVYPDGVWYHSATPTVIERILQEHILGSQVVKEYVFLTHPLPDCFSGVPTEVKD; from the coding sequence ATGATTGTGGCTTCTGAGTTGGGTTCAGGTGCTGAACCTCTGGTTAAGGCAGTGCAAACTTTAGGATTAGATAAAATTCAGCGCCATATTTTTATTTGTGCGGATCAAACTAAACCCCTATGTTGCTCTAAGGAAAAGAGTTTAGAAGCGTGGAACTATTTGAAAAAACGATTAGCTGAGTTAAAACTGGATCAGCCTACACCGACTCAACCCGGTTGTACGTTTAGAACTAAGGCAAATTGTTTGCGCGTTTGTACTCAGGGGCCGATTTTAGTGGTTTATCCCGATGGGGTTTGGTATCATTCTGCAACACCGACCGTGATTGAACGGATTCTCCAAGAGCATATTTTAGGTTCCCAAGTCGTAAAAGAGTATGTGTTTCTCACCCATCCTCTACCCGATTGTTTTTCTGGTGTCCCAACAGAGGTCAAGGATTAA
- a CDS encoding response regulator transcription factor, giving the protein MKDSNGEQKRLMLVDDDPNLVLLVRDYLEFRGYDVITAENGRIALEILEQELPDLMICDIMMPEMDGYSLVKQIREDPRTGWIPVLFLSAKGQSQDKVKGLNTGADVYIVKPFEPEELVAQVESSLRQASRLTQRQNPNIDNGPKLRVRRNVELTPTELRVVQLVAQGLANRDIARIMKVSQRTIESHVSNMLGKTGLHNRTELARWALESKKT; this is encoded by the coding sequence ATGAAGGATAGTAACGGAGAACAAAAACGGCTCATGCTGGTGGATGATGATCCCAACCTGGTCTTATTGGTCAGGGATTATTTAGAATTTCGGGGATATGATGTCATCACCGCAGAGAACGGTAGGATAGCGCTAGAAATTCTGGAGCAGGAACTTCCTGATCTGATGATCTGCGATATTATGATGCCAGAAATGGACGGCTATAGTCTAGTTAAGCAAATTAGAGAAGACCCTCGTACTGGATGGATTCCTGTTCTATTTTTATCGGCTAAGGGCCAAAGCCAAGATAAAGTTAAAGGCTTGAATACGGGGGCAGATGTCTATATTGTTAAACCCTTTGAGCCTGAAGAATTAGTGGCGCAAGTGGAGTCTTCCCTGCGGCAAGCGTCCCGTTTGACTCAGCGCCAAAATCCCAATATTGATAATGGCCCTAAACTGCGGGTGCGTCGAAATGTAGAACTAACTCCAACGGAGTTAAGGGTTGTACAGTTAGTGGCCCAAGGTTTGGCTAACCGGGATATTGCTCGAATTATGAAAGTTAGTCAACGCACGATTGAAAGCCATGTTAGCAATATGTTGGGAAAAACAGGCCTTCATAATCGGACAGAACTAGCGCGATGGGCGTTAGAAAGCAAAAAAACCTAG
- a CDS encoding LabA-like NYN domain-containing protein, translated as MPNVKNRLSIFVDGNNMFYAQQKNGWFFDPRRVLTYFKTEQVDITLVNAFWYTGLKDPQDQRGFRDALISLGYTVRTKILKEYYDDSSGRYSQKANLDIEIVVDMFNTVDQYDRVVLFSGDGDFERAIELLRSKNTHITVVSTEGMIARELRNATDRYIDLNDIREQIEKTDY; from the coding sequence ATGCCTAACGTAAAAAACCGTCTTTCTATTTTTGTAGACGGTAACAATATGTTCTATGCTCAACAAAAAAATGGCTGGTTTTTTGATCCCCGAAGGGTTTTGACCTATTTCAAAACAGAACAAGTGGATATTACCCTAGTCAATGCCTTTTGGTATACAGGACTCAAAGACCCGCAAGATCAAAGAGGATTCCGAGATGCTCTGATCAGTCTAGGTTATACAGTCCGCACTAAAATTCTCAAAGAATATTACGATGATAGTTCCGGGCGATACTCCCAAAAAGCCAATTTAGATATTGAAATTGTTGTAGATATGTTTAATACGGTAGACCAATATGATCGAGTTGTGTTATTTAGTGGGGATGGAGACTTTGAACGCGCGATTGAACTGTTACGATCTAAAAATACTCATATTACCGTTGTTTCTACAGAAGGAATGATCGCGCGAGAACTGCGGAATGCAACGGATCGTTATATTGATCTCAACGATATTCGAGAACAGATTGAAAAAACTGATTATTAA
- a CDS encoding 2-isopropylmalate synthase: MKFQSNPDRIIIFDTTLRDGEQCPGATLNVDEKLVIARQLARLGVDVIEAGFAIASPGDFEAVSRIAEAVGTEDGPVICSLARSVKGDIEAAAKAVSPAFHRRIHTFIATSDIHLQYKLKKTRSEVLDITSEMVAYAKSFVDDIEFSPEDAGRSDPEFLYQVLERAIAAGATTVNIPDTVGYTTPAEFGAIIKGIKDNVPNIDQAIISVHGHNDLGLAVANFLEAVKNGARQLECTINGIGERAGNAALEELVMALHVRRQYFNPFLGRPAESETPLTHIDTRQIYKTSRLVSNLTGMLVQPNKAIVGANAFAHESGIHQDGILKHKRTYEIMDAQSIGLNDNLIVLGKHSGRHAFQTRMRELGFELTDDEVNKAFVRFKELADKKKEITDWDLEAIVNDEIQQTPEFFHLEFVQVSCGNQARPTATVTVRTPDGQELTDAAIGTGPVDAVYRAINRVANVSNELIEFSVQSVTAGIDAIGEVTIRLRHEGRVFSGHAANTDIIVASAQAYLNALNRLSADLKPRINPQSSEVVETSVS; encoded by the coding sequence ATGAAATTTCAATCCAACCCCGACCGAATTATTATTTTTGATACCACCTTGCGCGATGGCGAACAATGTCCCGGCGCGACCTTAAATGTGGATGAAAAACTCGTGATTGCTCGACAATTGGCCCGTTTAGGGGTTGATGTGATCGAGGCGGGATTTGCCATCGCCAGTCCGGGGGATTTTGAAGCGGTTTCTCGCATCGCCGAGGCGGTAGGAACAGAAGATGGCCCGGTAATTTGTAGTTTAGCGCGATCGGTCAAAGGAGATATTGAAGCAGCGGCTAAAGCCGTTTCTCCCGCCTTCCATCGGCGAATTCATACCTTTATTGCCACTTCTGATATCCATTTGCAATATAAACTCAAAAAAACCCGGTCTGAGGTGTTAGATATAACCTCAGAAATGGTGGCCTATGCTAAATCCTTTGTGGATGATATTGAGTTTTCTCCTGAAGATGCGGGACGCTCTGACCCGGAATTTCTCTATCAAGTTTTAGAACGGGCGATCGCAGCCGGAGCAACAACAGTTAATATTCCTGATACCGTCGGTTATACGACTCCGGCAGAATTTGGGGCGATCATTAAAGGGATTAAAGATAATGTCCCTAATATCGACCAAGCGATTATTTCCGTTCATGGTCATAACGATTTGGGTTTGGCCGTTGCCAATTTCTTAGAAGCGGTAAAAAATGGGGCGCGTCAGTTGGAATGCACCATTAATGGCATTGGAGAACGGGCCGGAAATGCCGCGTTAGAAGAATTGGTCATGGCCTTGCACGTCCGACGCCAATATTTTAATCCCTTCTTGGGTCGTCCTGCGGAGTCGGAAACTCCCTTAACCCATATTGACACTCGCCAAATCTATAAAACCTCTCGTTTGGTTTCTAATTTGACGGGGATGTTAGTTCAACCGAATAAAGCTATTGTTGGGGCGAATGCTTTTGCTCATGAGTCGGGAATTCATCAAGACGGCATTTTGAAGCATAAACGCACTTATGAAATTATGGATGCTCAATCCATTGGCTTGAATGATAACCTGATTGTTTTGGGTAAACATTCCGGGCGTCATGCGTTCCAAACTCGGATGCGAGAGTTAGGATTTGAGTTAACGGACGATGAGGTGAATAAGGCGTTTGTTCGGTTTAAAGAATTGGCGGATAAGAAAAAAGAAATCACTGATTGGGATTTAGAAGCCATTGTTAATGATGAAATTCAACAAACCCCTGAATTTTTCCATTTGGAATTTGTACAGGTGTCCTGTGGAAATCAAGCCCGTCCCACTGCTACGGTCACAGTCCGCACCCCTGACGGCCAAGAATTAACCGATGCAGCGATTGGAACTGGCCCGGTGGATGCGGTGTATCGGGCGATTAACCGGGTGGCGAATGTTTCTAATGAGTTAATTGAGTTCTCGGTACAGTCGGTAACGGCCGGAATTGACGCCATTGGAGAAGTGACAATTCGCTTACGTCATGAAGGCCGGGTCTTTTCCGGTCATGCCGCCAATACCGATATTATTGTAGCCTCGGCGCAAGCTTATTTGAATGCCCTCAACCGCTTGTCTGCTGACTTAAAACCGCGAATTAATCCCCAATCTTCAGAAGTTGTGGAAACCTCTGTCAGTTAA
- a CDS encoding type ISP restriction/modification enzyme translates to MISINFEIYLRSLQKNLQQGSEPTHYPALKSLLDYPSQQIEASIEEKGNKAGIPDFTVRKRELLIGYVEAKDIGIDLSTVEKTEQLERYRESHIGANLILTNYLEFRWYVNGKLRLKTVLGEQVNHQIQLIDSEQTNQLIQAFLNYQGEIINNPEDLAKQMAQLTKTIRYAVIEALKLETETGELHQLQKGFQEVLLPNLEQSTFADMYAQTVAYGLFTARVSHAQNPQNYAFERRTAGLYIPDTNPFLKRLFNTVVDTDALSQINWAVDDLVQLLAQVNMTNILENFGKNTRQEDPVVHFYEAFLAAYDTALRKSRGVYYTPEPVVSFIVRSVDLILKNRFNLALGLADYSQDKTTKQPRVQILDPATGTGTFLYTVVNQIYQNLEEMGLGRSWNDYVKEHLFNRLYGFELLMAPYAIAHLKLGLQLQNYGYQFQSRQRLGIYLTNTLDEALKESEILLGQYVAQEANEAAAIKRDFPIMVVLGNPPYSVSSQNSSKRQRIAQGNEQYLADIKYTGAVWEKNFKKAKPGQKITELTAIGELLERYKGRVRLEGEKNIQPLDDDYIKFIRFAHHRIEQTGYGIVAFITNNSYLGGLIHRGMREELIKTFDEIYVLDLHGSSLLKEKCPDGTNDQNVFDIQQGVAIIIAIKNHPEQLVNNNLATVFHYDLWGSRQDKYDLLNQTDIDSLQWSQLVLSIPNYFFVPKKFSWNEEHEKLFKLSDIFLVYSSGIETGRDEVLITDLADEIQQVIQDLSNPSFSDHEAYEKYRIQDTSGWRFCSNRSLLIQEGYDQNLVTLINYRPFDYKFTYYHSILRRMQKEVQSNLLKNNLALLSCRQQFESGFDHIFCTNTITERCAVSLKSRELTYVFPLYIYPNTENDQYNLFTECTPNFSPKFLSEIKVKLGYIPTPEAIFYYAYAIFHSPTYRQRYAEYLKIDFPRLPLTSNEQLFKNLAQKGEELVKLHLMESQQLNRLITQYQGEGDNNVTEVTYKPQQQRIYINKTRYFEGIPPEIWEFKIGGYQVLDKWLKDRKKANRSLSFDDILHYQKIVVALTATLTIMKEIDQIIPEWPI, encoded by the coding sequence ATGATCAGCATTAATTTTGAAATTTATTTGCGATCGCTTCAGAAAAATTTACAACAAGGGAGTGAACCCACCCACTATCCCGCTTTAAAAAGTTTATTAGATTATCCCTCACAACAGATTGAAGCCAGTATTGAGGAAAAAGGAAATAAAGCCGGAATTCCTGATTTTACCGTCAGAAAACGCGAGTTATTAATTGGATATGTAGAAGCGAAGGACATCGGAATAGATTTATCAACCGTTGAAAAAACAGAACAGTTAGAACGTTATCGAGAATCCCATATTGGGGCTAATTTAATTTTAACGAATTATTTAGAATTTCGTTGGTATGTTAACGGAAAATTACGATTAAAAACAGTTTTAGGCGAACAAGTTAATCATCAGATTCAATTAATTGATTCTGAACAAACTAATCAATTAATTCAAGCATTTCTGAACTATCAGGGCGAAATTATTAATAACCCTGAAGATTTAGCAAAACAGATGGCACAGTTGACAAAAACCATTCGTTATGCAGTCATAGAAGCTTTAAAACTAGAAACAGAAACGGGAGAATTACATCAACTACAAAAGGGATTTCAAGAGGTTTTATTACCGAATTTAGAACAATCTACTTTTGCGGATATGTATGCTCAAACTGTCGCCTATGGTTTATTTACAGCTAGGGTTAGTCATGCTCAAAACCCTCAAAACTATGCCTTTGAACGACGTACAGCCGGGTTATATATTCCCGATACCAACCCATTTTTAAAGCGGTTATTTAATACCGTTGTTGATACGGATGCGCTTTCTCAAATTAATTGGGCTGTTGATGATTTAGTTCAACTTTTAGCCCAAGTTAATATGACGAATATTTTAGAAAATTTTGGTAAAAATACCCGACAGGAAGATCCGGTTGTACATTTTTATGAAGCCTTTCTTGCCGCCTATGATACCGCATTGCGGAAAAGTCGAGGGGTTTATTATACACCTGAACCTGTGGTATCTTTTATAGTGCGTTCAGTGGATTTAATTCTAAAAAATCGGTTTAATTTAGCGTTAGGTTTGGCTGATTATAGTCAAGATAAAACCACAAAACAGCCGAGGGTACAAATTCTTGATCCCGCAACGGGAACTGGAACATTTCTTTATACTGTGGTGAATCAAATTTACCAAAATTTAGAGGAAATGGGGTTAGGAAGGAGTTGGAATGATTATGTTAAGGAGCATTTATTTAATCGTTTATATGGATTTGAATTGTTAATGGCTCCCTATGCGATCGCACACTTAAAATTAGGATTACAATTACAAAATTATGGTTATCAATTCCAAAGCAGACAACGGTTAGGGATTTATTTAACCAATACTTTAGATGAAGCCTTAAAAGAATCCGAGATTTTATTGGGTCAATATGTCGCCCAAGAAGCCAATGAAGCCGCAGCTATTAAGCGAGATTTTCCGATTATGGTAGTTTTAGGAAATCCACCCTATTCTGTTAGTTCTCAAAATTCCAGTAAACGTCAGAGAATTGCTCAGGGAAATGAACAATATTTAGCTGATATTAAATATACAGGTGCAGTTTGGGAGAAAAACTTTAAAAAAGCTAAACCCGGTCAAAAGATTACTGAGTTAACGGCTATTGGTGAGTTATTAGAACGTTATAAAGGTAGAGTTAGATTAGAAGGTGAAAAAAATATTCAACCCCTTGATGATGATTATATTAAATTTATTCGTTTTGCTCATCACCGCATTGAACAAACTGGATATGGGATAGTAGCTTTTATTACTAATAATTCTTATTTAGGGGGTTTAATTCATCGGGGAATGAGAGAGGAATTAATAAAAACTTTTGATGAAATTTATGTTTTAGATTTACATGGGAGTTCATTATTAAAGGAAAAATGTCCTGATGGGACTAACGATCAGAATGTGTTTGATATTCAGCAAGGCGTTGCTATTATAATTGCTATTAAAAATCATCCTGAACAGTTGGTTAATAATAATTTAGCAACGGTTTTTCATTATGATCTGTGGGGGAGTCGTCAAGATAAATATGATTTACTTAATCAAACGGATATTGATTCTCTGCAATGGAGCCAATTAGTATTATCTATACCCAATTATTTTTTTGTCCCTAAAAAATTTAGTTGGAATGAAGAACATGAAAAATTGTTTAAATTATCTGATATTTTTTTAGTGTATTCTAGTGGAATAGAAACAGGTAGAGATGAAGTTTTAATTACGGATTTAGCTGATGAAATCCAACAAGTTATACAAGATTTAAGTAATCCTAGTTTTAGTGATCATGAAGCTTATGAAAAATATAGAATTCAAGATACAAGTGGATGGCGTTTTTGTTCCAACCGTTCTTTATTGATTCAAGAAGGATATGATCAAAATTTAGTTACATTAATTAATTACAGACCTTTTGATTATAAATTTACTTATTATCATAGTATTTTAAGAAGAATGCAAAAAGAAGTTCAAAGTAATCTACTAAAGAACAATTTAGCTTTATTGTCTTGTCGCCAACAATTTGAATCGGGTTTTGATCATATTTTTTGTACTAACACTATTACAGAACGTTGTGCAGTTTCTCTAAAATCGAGAGAACTAACTTATGTTTTCCCTCTCTATATTTACCCTAACACCGAAAACGATCAATATAACTTATTTACAGAATGCACTCCTAACTTTTCCCCAAAATTCCTAAGTGAAATTAAAGTAAAATTAGGATATATCCCCACGCCAGAAGCAATATTTTATTATGCTTATGCTATTTTCCATAGTCCCACCTATCGTCAACGATATGCAGAATATCTTAAAATAGATTTTCCTCGCTTACCCCTAACCAGCAATGAGCAATTATTTAAAAATTTAGCCCAAAAAGGCGAAGAATTAGTTAAATTACATTTAATGGAATCTCAACAACTTAATCGTTTAATTACCCAATATCAAGGAGAAGGAGATAACAACGTTACAGAAGTCACCTATAAACCCCAACAGCAACGAATCTATATTAATAAAACCCGTTATTTTGAAGGAATACCGCCGGAAATCTGGGAATTTAAGATCGGTGGGTATCAAGTGTTAGATAAATGGTTAAAAGATCGTAAAAAAGCTAATCGTAGTTTATCCTTTGACGATATTCTGCATTATCAAAAAATTGTTGTCGCGTTAACAGCAACCTTAACTATTATGAAAGAGATTGATCAAATCATTCCTGAATGGCCGATTTAA
- a CDS encoding type II toxin-antitoxin system HicB family antitoxin, with protein sequence MKWRVILEPDPETGEWAVWCPELPGCVSAGETEAEALENITEAIALYLEPDPIILKAGSLMREVSMT encoded by the coding sequence ATGAAATGGCGTGTTATTTTAGAACCTGACCCTGAAACTGGAGAATGGGCTGTTTGGTGTCCAGAGTTACCCGGTTGTGTTTCCGCAGGTGAAACAGAAGCAGAAGCGTTAGAAAATATCACCGAAGCGATCGCACTTTATCTTGAACCTGATCCGATTATATTAAAAGCAGGATCTCTCATGCGAGAGGTTTCTATGACATGA